The Nitrospira sp. genome window below encodes:
- a CDS encoding response regulator yields the protein MTQVHARILIADDEETFRLSTATLLRQKGYVCDCAQDSEEATRLLQESYDLLIADIRMPGNSELELLRSVHERMPELPVVVLTGYPSLPTAVESLRLSISDYLIKPVGLPELQQAITRALEKGRLLRAVREASVETAQLTAALDHIEQTMTTRGGSDKQPLISWGAKRYVEQAVAHIARLSLAVGQVVGGLDEGGDQSADVCRVMRCSRLAVYEQVLEQTVEVLARTKNAFKSKELGELRKHVEDTLKANRRLG from the coding sequence ATGACCCAAGTACACGCCCGCATCTTAATCGCTGACGACGAGGAGACGTTTCGATTGTCTACTGCGACTTTACTCCGACAGAAAGGATATGTGTGTGACTGCGCCCAGGATTCGGAAGAAGCTACGCGATTGCTGCAGGAGTCCTATGATCTTTTGATCGCGGATATTCGCATGCCCGGAAATTCAGAATTGGAATTGCTCCGGTCCGTCCACGAACGGATGCCGGAGCTCCCAGTGGTAGTTCTGACAGGATATCCCTCGCTGCCTACGGCGGTCGAATCCCTGAGACTTTCCATTAGTGATTACCTCATCAAGCCGGTCGGGCTACCGGAATTGCAACAGGCCATCACGCGTGCGCTGGAGAAAGGGCGACTGCTACGGGCCGTGCGAGAGGCCTCTGTGGAAACCGCTCAATTGACCGCTGCGCTCGATCACATCGAGCAGACGATGACGACGAGGGGAGGGAGTGATAAACAGCCGCTCATCTCATGGGGGGCCAAGCGATATGTTGAGCAAGCCGTCGCGCACATTGCACGTCTGTCGCTGGCTGTTGGGCAAGTCGTGGGCGGGCTGGACGAGGGGGGCGATCAATCGGCTGATGTTTGTCGGGTTATGCGGTGTTCGCGGTTGGCAGTGTATGAACAAGTCCTGGAGCAGACGGTTGAAGTTCTCGCACGCACAAAAAACGCATTCAAATCGAAAGAACTAGGAGAGTTGCGGAAGCACGTGGAAGACACCTTGAAAGCAAACCGCCGATTAGGGTAA
- a CDS encoding response regulator — MPRLHRNILLSSSWLTRLVIAIAGLCIVGGWFSVQYIKTHLLARSGEALGFAAASAANQLDLLLTERYGDIRMMTQATVFHSRETRTAEKYLRMLQDSYPVYLWLGFADNTGRIIAATDQTTVGVDSHGRTWFQLAKNGGIPHAEDAEPSREAEGVFAVTMSSPIIGTAGEFHGVVSAQIGLPVLEDTVAHIAMALQAQLGTAHRIEWQILNSAGDVVADSVLREEGRINLKQLSLPSALLVQSAPAGFVEEKHIRRGIEVVTGYARTKGSDRFPGFGWSVLIRQDRDDILLPINRVIWFLSGGVSVVILPLIGLLIWSTNRLEREWTSSLRRSEAMQGVVEAARQLTSERNLEQLLRQLIELSRKLTGAQYGALGIFDASGTKLTRFLTSGMDQATEKAIGQLPSGQGLLGHLAKTEGALRLRDLTQHPASSGVPSHHPVMRSFLGISIEMHGMLFGRLYLTNKETSVGGNAEFTDLDEQVISTLGAQAGAAIRNTNLLNELGDAEAQLRLLLESTGEGICGLDMTGRCVFINSSAANMLGYQRDELLGQNLHELVHHSYPDGLAYPLDQCPIFRASQTGQACRVDGEFLCRKDGTMLAVEMSAHPILEKGIITGVVVTFRDISERKQAQDALSKAAQDLEWKNWELSLARDQALESTRLKSEFLATMSHEIRTPMNGVIGMTDLLLDTTLTEEQRDYVRMLRASGENLLGIINDILDFSKIEAGKLDLETIDFDLRTTIESVLELLAKPAHSKHLELVGLIYANTPSSVRGDPSRLRQILTNLIGNAIKFTEQGEVVLQVALSVDANEHVLVRFDVSDTGVGVSSEGLSRLFQSFSQADGSTTRKYGGTGLGLAICKRLVEMMGGEIGVDSTLGRGSRFWFTVQLGKQAVSATSPEESPVELRDLHVCLVDDNATNRTLLQHYATAWGMRSESVDEGSRALEMLRAAASQREGFDLALIDMQMPGMDGLTLARAIQADPTLKPLRLVLITSAGQRGDAKAAQEAGIAGYLTKPIRRSQLRECLELVMRMPGNQTGQATASTPPLITRHHLAERATQRRTRILVAEDNAVNRVVIVRLLEKLGHLPDVVINGNEAIAALRREGRYDLAFMDCQMPEMDGYGATAEIRKLEGAARHVPIIALTANAMKGDRDKCLEAGMDDYISKPVTVEKLKTILERWIPPTEGELT; from the coding sequence ATGCCTCGTTTACATCGAAACATTCTTCTCTCCTCATCATGGTTGACTCGCCTCGTCATTGCCATTGCTGGCTTATGTATCGTCGGTGGGTGGTTCTCAGTTCAGTACATCAAGACCCACCTTCTGGCTCGCTCGGGGGAAGCTCTTGGGTTTGCTGCCGCTAGTGCCGCCAACCAGCTCGATCTCTTGCTAACAGAGCGGTACGGTGACATCAGGATGATGACTCAGGCCACGGTATTCCACAGCCGCGAGACCAGAACGGCCGAAAAATACCTTCGAATGCTGCAAGATTCCTATCCGGTGTATTTGTGGCTGGGCTTCGCCGACAACACTGGCCGCATCATCGCCGCCACGGATCAGACTACCGTTGGAGTAGACAGCCATGGCCGCACATGGTTCCAGCTTGCCAAGAATGGCGGGATTCCCCATGCAGAAGATGCTGAGCCATCTCGTGAAGCCGAGGGAGTCTTTGCGGTCACTATGAGTAGTCCGATTATTGGCACAGCCGGGGAATTTCATGGAGTGGTATCGGCGCAGATTGGACTGCCGGTGCTTGAGGACACGGTGGCCCACATCGCAATGGCGCTGCAAGCCCAATTGGGGACCGCACACAGAATCGAGTGGCAGATCTTGAATTCAGCCGGCGACGTGGTGGCCGATTCCGTTCTTCGTGAAGAGGGCAGGATTAATCTCAAGCAGCTCAGTCTTCCATCTGCCCTGTTGGTCCAGTCCGCACCAGCGGGATTCGTCGAAGAAAAACATATTCGTCGAGGCATCGAGGTCGTAACAGGATATGCACGCACGAAGGGATCTGACCGATTCCCCGGATTTGGATGGTCCGTACTCATACGCCAAGACCGCGATGATATTCTTCTGCCGATCAACCGTGTCATCTGGTTTCTCTCTGGCGGCGTGAGCGTGGTCATTCTCCCCCTGATTGGGCTCTTGATATGGAGCACGAATCGGCTTGAGCGGGAATGGACGAGCAGTCTCCGGCGGAGCGAAGCGATGCAGGGAGTAGTGGAGGCTGCCCGCCAGCTGACTTCCGAGCGGAACTTAGAGCAACTCTTGCGACAGCTGATCGAACTCAGTCGAAAGCTGACGGGGGCACAGTATGGAGCCCTCGGCATTTTCGATGCGTCCGGCACAAAACTCACCCGGTTTCTCACATCCGGCATGGACCAGGCCACAGAGAAGGCCATCGGACAGCTGCCATCCGGTCAAGGCTTGTTGGGCCACCTGGCCAAAACCGAAGGGGCCCTCCGACTTCGGGATCTGACTCAACATCCGGCATCATCAGGCGTTCCTTCTCATCATCCTGTCATGCGCTCCTTCCTTGGCATCTCTATCGAAATGCACGGGATGCTCTTCGGTCGGCTCTACTTGACGAACAAAGAGACTTCAGTAGGGGGCAACGCAGAATTTACCGACCTTGATGAACAGGTGATCTCCACCCTAGGGGCCCAAGCAGGGGCGGCGATTAGAAACACCAACCTGCTCAATGAACTGGGAGATGCGGAAGCACAGTTGCGGCTTTTGCTTGAATCGACGGGTGAGGGAATCTGTGGCCTGGACATGACGGGGCGATGTGTATTCATCAACTCCTCTGCGGCAAACATGCTGGGGTACCAACGGGACGAGTTGCTCGGACAGAACCTGCATGAACTCGTGCATCACAGTTACCCGGATGGATTAGCCTATCCTCTTGACCAGTGCCCTATCTTTCGAGCATCGCAAACCGGGCAGGCATGTCGTGTTGATGGCGAATTTCTGTGTCGCAAAGACGGGACCATGTTGGCGGTGGAGATGTCCGCTCATCCGATTCTGGAAAAGGGAATCATCACTGGGGTCGTGGTCACCTTTCGAGACATCTCGGAGCGCAAGCAGGCCCAGGACGCCTTATCCAAAGCCGCGCAAGACCTTGAATGGAAGAACTGGGAATTGTCCTTGGCAAGGGACCAAGCGCTGGAGAGCACCAGGTTGAAATCAGAATTTCTCGCCACTATGAGTCATGAAATTCGCACCCCCATGAACGGTGTGATCGGCATGACCGATCTATTGCTCGACACTACGTTGACCGAAGAACAGCGTGATTATGTCCGAATGCTACGTGCCTCCGGGGAGAATCTACTTGGCATCATCAACGATATTCTCGACTTTTCTAAGATTGAGGCAGGGAAACTGGATCTCGAAACCATAGACTTCGACCTCCGAACTACAATCGAGTCGGTGCTCGAACTGCTGGCCAAACCTGCCCACAGCAAGCATCTTGAATTGGTCGGATTGATCTACGCCAACACCCCGTCATCGGTTCGAGGCGACCCGAGCCGCTTGCGGCAGATCCTTACGAATCTGATCGGGAATGCCATCAAGTTCACCGAGCAGGGAGAGGTGGTCCTCCAAGTGGCGCTGAGCGTTGATGCCAACGAACACGTTCTCGTGCGTTTTGATGTGAGCGACACAGGAGTTGGAGTTAGCTCAGAAGGGCTGTCACGACTCTTCCAGTCATTCAGCCAAGCGGATGGCTCAACGACACGCAAGTATGGTGGTACGGGGCTGGGGCTGGCCATTTGTAAACGGCTTGTGGAGATGATGGGGGGTGAGATTGGAGTCGATAGCACCCTTGGGAGAGGCAGTCGTTTCTGGTTTACTGTGCAATTGGGAAAGCAGGCGGTCAGTGCAACCTCTCCGGAGGAGTCTCCGGTAGAGTTACGCGATTTGCATGTATGCCTAGTCGATGATAACGCAACGAATAGGACGCTGTTGCAGCACTATGCCACTGCTTGGGGGATGCGGAGCGAAAGTGTAGATGAGGGTTCACGAGCACTCGAAATGCTCCGCGCTGCCGCTTCGCAGAGAGAGGGGTTCGATCTCGCGCTCATAGATATGCAGATGCCAGGGATGGATGGTTTGACATTGGCTCGGGCAATACAAGCCGACCCAACTCTCAAACCCCTTCGCTTGGTATTGATTACATCTGCAGGCCAGCGCGGAGATGCCAAAGCGGCGCAGGAGGCGGGCATCGCCGGGTATCTCACCAAGCCCATCCGCCGATCTCAGCTACGAGAATGCCTGGAGCTGGTTATGCGAATGCCAGGGAACCAGACCGGACAAGCAACCGCCAGCACACCTCCATTAATCACTCGCCATCATCTTGCCGAGCGAGCGACACAACGGCGTACCAGGATTCTCGTGGCTGAAGACAATGCCGTGAACCGGGTCGTCATTGTACGATTGCTGGAGAAGTTGGGCCATCTTCCTGATGTCGTCATCAATGGGAATGAAGCCATTGCAGCCTTGCGTAGGGAAGGGCGCTATGATCTGGCGTTCATGGACTGCCAAATGCCCGAAATGGATGGCTATGGGGCGACGGCTGAAATACGAAAATTGGAAGGAGCGGCTCGCCATGTTCCTATCATCGCGCTCACTGCCAACGCCATGAAGGGTGACCGGGACAAGTGCCTGGAAGCCGGTATGGACGACTATATTTCGAAGCCCGTCACGGTTGAGAAACTCAAAACCATCCTCGAACGCTGGATACCGCCGACTGAAGGTGAGCTTACATAA
- a CDS encoding response regulator transcription factor, translating into MHRRSNRIRLLLVEDHEIVRVALRVLLERTGDIHVVDEAGTASRAWEQVTKFKPDVVLLDVNLPDRCGVDLCRDIRAAFPNTHVLFLTALPDTETLRASVVGGADGYLHKTIDLESLVEAIKAVASGKGYLDHAAAGSVMSWLRASSIHSDANPALQLSPQERRVIALVAEGKTNKEIGVTLVLSEKTVKNYISHAFEKLGVTRRAQAAVMFMKIPPDTTKLLS; encoded by the coding sequence ATGCACAGACGAAGCAACCGAATTCGTCTCCTCCTGGTGGAGGATCATGAGATTGTACGCGTCGCGCTGCGTGTCCTGTTAGAGCGTACCGGAGACATCCATGTGGTTGACGAGGCAGGAACGGCCTCCCGAGCATGGGAGCAGGTGACCAAGTTTAAACCTGATGTAGTTCTGCTGGATGTGAACTTGCCGGATCGCTGCGGTGTGGACCTCTGCCGTGACATTCGGGCTGCGTTTCCGAACACGCATGTGCTCTTCCTGACTGCGTTACCCGACACGGAGACCCTGCGCGCTTCCGTGGTTGGAGGGGCGGACGGTTACCTTCACAAGACGATCGATCTCGAGTCCCTCGTCGAAGCCATCAAGGCTGTGGCGAGCGGGAAGGGCTACCTCGACCACGCTGCGGCAGGCTCCGTCATGAGTTGGTTGAGGGCCTCGTCCATCCATTCAGATGCCAACCCGGCTCTGCAGTTATCTCCGCAGGAGCGGCGGGTCATTGCCCTTGTCGCCGAGGGCAAGACAAACAAGGAAATCGGCGTGACCCTCGTCCTCAGTGAAAAGACTGTGAAGAACTATATCAGCCACGCGTTCGAAAAGCTGGGAGTCACCCGCCGTGCGCAAGCTGCCGTCATGTTCATGAAGATCCCCCCAGATACCACCAAACTCCTCAGCTAA